The genomic segment CATCTGTGCGGAGGAAGAGGTGTTCGGTCAGCTGTCCGCTGTATCCGGCTTCAATGGACGAGACGGATTCGTTTTTGAGTTTTTCGGGGATTGGAATGATATTCACTAATCCCATCAGTCCGTTCAGTGTGGTTTCACGCAGCATGATGGTGGGGGCCCGGAAAGCCCTGGCGAAACCGGCCCGCAGAATGTGGCTGCGGGCCTCATCGAGGGCGTATAAGGAAGACAGACGAACCGATGCATCAGTTCCGCTTTCGCTGTAGCGGTCGATTCGGCCCTGTGCCTCGAGGGTCAGCCGGTCGGTCAGTTTGACCTGGTCCATCAGAAAAAAGCCCGTCCAGTACTCTTCATATCTTTTTTGGCTGAAAAGGATTTCTCCGAAAACGGTTTGATTTCGGTTTCTGATGCGCGTCCATCGAGCGCTGCCGCCCATCGTGATGGTATGTTTTTCATTGGGAGTCAGGGTTAGCTGGCCTTCAAAGTCGTTCTCAAAGTAGTCATATCGGTCTATCACAAAAGGGGTCTCAAAGGCGGCGTAATTTCCATACCATTGCAGGTGTCCGCTGATGTCCTCATCGATGCCGAAGTCGGTGCGGGAAAACAAACGGAGCATTTCAATGTGAACATCTTCTTGCGGAAAACGGCCGCACATTTCCCGGTCGCCTGTTTCGTTGGCGGAAGCAGCAGCCCCGAAGGTCCATTTTGTCGAAGGGTCTGTCTGATACGAAATGACGGAATCCGTCTTCCAGATGCGCAGAAAATCGCGTGCGGGGTACGTTTGTACCGGAATCAGCGGGGCCATATCCGGATAGCCGAGCTGGTACTTGCCGGCGCCGGCTGCATCGGAATCTTGGATGGTTTCGAATCCGGCGGAGATTTTCCATGCCCATTTGTCTTGCGTGTTTGCCCATCGCAGGTGCGTAAAACTGTCTCCGTGTTGACTGACGGTTGTACTCAGAAGATTCCGTGTCCGGTCGGGTTTTTTGGTGATGATGTTGATGACCCCGTTGAAGGCGTTGGCTCCCCAAACGGCTCCGGCCGGTCCCCGCGTGATTTCAATCTGTTCAATGTCTTCGAGGAAAATCGGCAGGTTCAGCCAGTTTGGAGCCCCGAAAACAGGATTCATTATGCTCCGGCCGTCCAGCAGGACGAGGGTTCGGTCGGAAAATTCGCTGTGCATGCCGTGCACGCCGACAATCCAGCGTGTGCGGTCCAGTTTTGCGACGTCCATGCCGGTATAAAACTGCAGGATTTCCGGAATATTTGTCAAGCCGGAGGCGTGAATTTCTTCTGCGGTGATAACTGTAACCGGGACCGGGCTTTCCGT from the Anaerohalosphaeraceae bacterium genome contains:
- a CDS encoding TonB-dependent receptor, which codes for MSLEELMNVSLVVSSSRTEQKLTESPVPVTVITAEEIHASGLTNIPEILQFYTGMDVAKLDRTRWIVGVHGMHSEFSDRTLVLLDGRSIMNPVFGAPNWLNLPIFLEDIEQIEITRGPAGAVWGANAFNGVINIITKKPDRTRNLLSTTVSQHGDSFTHLRWANTQDKWAWKISAGFETIQDSDAAGAGKYQLGYPDMAPLIPVQTYPARDFLRIWKTDSVISYQTDPSTKWTFGAAASANETGDREMCGRFPQEDVHIEMLRLFSRTDFGIDEDISGHLQWYGNYAAFETPFVIDRYDYFENDFEGQLTLTPNEKHTITMGGSARWTRIRNRNQTVFGEILFSQKRYEEYWTGFFLMDQVKLTDRLTLEAQGRIDRYSESGTDASVRLSSLYALDEARSHILRAGFARAFRAPTIMLRETTLNGLMGLVNIIPIPEKLKNESVSSIEAGYSGQLTEHLFLRTDVYYQRMEDLIGSEIVSEIGPVQNSTFFNIDGADAWGTDCEITFRHSVFTAAAFYSFNHLRTDFSEQNIRAFFPSEHKTGLRVRWKLDEKWAMNLNYVYNNLIPITPTGSPPDDIEVKNRLDITFTRQIAQGKGEWMLGVTDLFNQTVPPVHDISYFTAYETPGRTFFTRLQLSF